One window of the Streptomyces sp. NBC_00259 genome contains the following:
- a CDS encoding DUF6891 domain-containing protein, translating to MLAITVMTENGQRHVRATAERLGELVHRIGGPQDKFLVVQRIPDLPDVFVQVWHETGGDYTLEHRAGAPDRHFQVRVDAPEAVVAAMLGWARHEDDWDAGLGWEPLDLGPAPAAAPELDPDDRKQAEELVQGLLVGGYVTRAGLAEAAEDYLVSGDDRPVSPEQARQLVDRMWLERVAEQAGWEGETDPERLTRAFEALETAGITARENFACCRNCGQSEIGDAGSPGARGFVYFHTQCTDSVAAGYGLMLLYGGFDGSPETTAAVGREVVAALAGVGLATDWDGDPGRAITVTPLDWRKRLVG from the coding sequence ATGCTGGCGATCACAGTGATGACGGAGAACGGGCAGCGGCACGTCCGGGCGACCGCGGAGCGGCTCGGTGAGCTGGTGCACCGGATCGGCGGCCCGCAGGACAAGTTCCTCGTGGTGCAGCGGATACCGGACCTGCCCGACGTCTTCGTCCAGGTGTGGCACGAGACGGGTGGTGACTACACGCTGGAGCATCGCGCCGGGGCGCCCGACCGGCACTTCCAGGTCCGGGTCGACGCCCCGGAAGCCGTGGTGGCGGCGATGCTGGGCTGGGCGCGGCACGAGGACGACTGGGACGCGGGGCTCGGCTGGGAGCCACTGGACCTGGGGCCCGCCCCGGCGGCCGCTCCCGAGCTGGACCCCGACGATCGCAAGCAGGCCGAGGAGCTGGTCCAGGGGCTGCTGGTCGGCGGCTACGTCACCCGGGCCGGGCTGGCCGAGGCGGCCGAGGACTATCTCGTCTCCGGCGACGATCGCCCGGTGTCGCCCGAGCAGGCACGACAGTTGGTGGACCGGATGTGGCTGGAGCGGGTGGCCGAGCAGGCCGGCTGGGAGGGCGAGACGGACCCCGAGCGGCTCACGCGCGCCTTCGAGGCCCTGGAGACGGCCGGCATCACCGCCCGGGAGAACTTCGCCTGCTGCCGCAACTGCGGCCAGTCCGAGATAGGCGACGCCGGGTCGCCCGGCGCGCGCGGCTTCGTCTACTTCCACACGCAGTGCACGGACTCGGTGGCCGCGGGATACGGACTGATGCTGCTGTACGGCGGGTTCGACGGTTCCCCGGAGACGACGGCCGCGGTCGGGCGCGAGGTGGTGGCGGCGCTCGCCGGGGTGGGGCTCGCCACCGACTGGGACGGCGATCCCGGCCGGGCGATCACGGTCACCCCGCTGGACTGGCGCAAGCGTCTCGTGGGCTGA
- a CDS encoding tyrosine-protein phosphatase: MKRHIPFERLHNFRDLGGYQAENGSTVRWGLLYRSDSLGKLTGGDWDRFLGLGVRSVIDLRYPWEIEAKGRIPEHESLTYHNLSIEHRPYDQAALGPGVETGPFLAEKYMEVAHDGVKELRRALEVIATAGNGPVVFHCASGKDRTGLVAALVLTLLGVPEQRVIDDFALTELATERLLHDWRADHPGQEPAWPGYGRAPADVMRLFLTALTRQHGSVRDYTRNLLGINDAWETALRRNLLEPAPAPGPAPASRHTDRD, translated from the coding sequence GTGAAGAGACACATACCCTTCGAGCGGCTCCACAACTTCCGCGACCTGGGCGGCTATCAGGCCGAGAACGGCAGCACGGTGCGGTGGGGACTTCTGTACCGCTCCGACTCGCTGGGCAAGCTCACGGGCGGGGACTGGGACCGGTTCCTCGGCCTGGGTGTCCGTAGCGTCATCGATCTGCGCTACCCCTGGGAGATCGAGGCCAAGGGCCGGATCCCCGAGCACGAGTCGCTGACCTACCACAACCTCAGCATCGAGCACCGCCCGTACGACCAGGCGGCCCTGGGCCCCGGGGTCGAGACCGGCCCGTTCCTCGCCGAGAAGTACATGGAGGTCGCCCACGACGGCGTCAAGGAACTGCGCAGGGCACTTGAGGTGATCGCCACGGCGGGCAACGGGCCCGTGGTGTTCCACTGCGCGTCCGGCAAGGACCGCACCGGACTGGTCGCCGCGCTCGTACTGACCCTTCTGGGCGTGCCCGAGCAGCGCGTCATCGACGACTTCGCCCTCACCGAACTGGCCACCGAGCGGCTCCTCCACGACTGGCGTGCCGACCACCCCGGCCAGGAACCCGCCTGGCCCGGCTACGGCCGCGCCCCCGCCGACGTCATGCGCCTCTTCCTCACCGCCCTGACGCGGCAGCACGGCTCCGTACGCGACTACACCCGCAACCTGCTGGGCATCAACGACGCCTGGGAGACCGCTCTGCGCCGGAACCTCCTCGAACCGGCGCCGGCACCGGGGCCGGCACCGGCCTCCCGGCACACGGATCGCGACTGA
- a CDS encoding DUF1254 domain-containing protein — MADATVTEALAAEAYVYGYPLVYELTMAGALVRKGIGRLPPTPFNAFAHARKLADHHDTFASVSNDTVPSVAQLDLSGGPLVLHVPGSEGSAYHVVQFVDAWSNPFAYVGSRATGTEGGRWLIAPPGWAGREPDGVRGVIDAPTAVVTAVGRWSCDGPDDLPRVAALQDTLAVEALDGREHRAGLPTPEPGVREALGFFEKLRVWMADFPPSAEDAAYQQKFQPLGLLEEGPSPYVSPAAGLAMALKDGFVQGRSRIEEALRSRAGDGAGSGEWALDPHAHDYNLDHFGVGTHDSPRWKIADREESYLVRAVAARSALWGNHGYESVQAEVFTDADGEGLTGSRAYTLRFEQPPPVESFWTVTMYDTPDHYLVANPIGRYSIGDRTPGLVHADDGSLTVHIQQESPADPAEAANWLPAPPGDFRPVVRLYAPKEDVLDRSYRLPRIERRR; from the coding sequence ATGGCCGATGCGACGGTGACGGAAGCACTCGCCGCCGAGGCGTACGTGTACGGGTATCCGCTGGTGTACGAGCTGACGATGGCCGGGGCGCTCGTCCGCAAGGGCATCGGGCGGCTGCCACCGACGCCGTTCAACGCGTTCGCGCACGCCCGCAAGCTCGCCGATCACCACGACACGTTCGCCTCGGTCAGCAACGACACGGTTCCTTCGGTCGCGCAGCTGGATCTGTCCGGCGGCCCGCTGGTGCTGCATGTACCGGGCAGCGAGGGCAGCGCGTACCACGTGGTGCAGTTCGTGGACGCGTGGAGCAACCCCTTCGCGTACGTCGGCTCCCGCGCGACCGGCACCGAGGGCGGCCGCTGGCTCATCGCGCCACCCGGGTGGGCCGGCCGGGAGCCCGACGGCGTGCGCGGGGTCATCGACGCGCCGACCGCCGTGGTGACGGCCGTCGGGCGCTGGTCGTGCGACGGTCCGGACGACCTGCCGAGAGTCGCCGCGCTGCAGGACACGCTGGCGGTCGAGGCGCTCGACGGACGGGAGCACCGGGCGGGGCTGCCGACGCCGGAGCCGGGGGTACGTGAGGCGCTCGGGTTCTTCGAGAAGCTGCGGGTGTGGATGGCCGACTTCCCTCCGTCGGCCGAGGATGCCGCGTACCAGCAGAAGTTCCAGCCCCTCGGACTGCTGGAGGAGGGCCCGTCGCCGTACGTCTCCCCCGCCGCCGGCCTGGCGATGGCGCTGAAGGACGGCTTCGTCCAGGGCCGGTCCCGGATCGAGGAGGCACTGCGGAGCCGGGCCGGCGACGGCGCAGGGTCCGGGGAGTGGGCGCTGGACCCGCACGCCCACGACTACAACCTGGACCACTTCGGCGTCGGCACGCACGACTCACCCCGGTGGAAGATCGCGGACCGCGAGGAGTCGTACCTCGTACGGGCCGTCGCGGCGCGCAGCGCGCTGTGGGGGAACCACGGCTACGAGTCCGTGCAGGCCGAGGTCTTCACGGACGCCGACGGCGAGGGGCTCACCGGCTCCCGGGCGTACACGCTGCGCTTCGAACAGCCGCCGCCCGTCGAGTCGTTCTGGACGGTGACGATGTACGACACCCCGGACCACTATCTGGTCGCCAATCCGATCGGGCGGTACTCGATCGGCGACCGCACCCCCGGACTCGTCCACGCCGACGACGGCTCCCTGACCGTCCACATCCAGCAGGAGAGCCCGGCCGATCCGGCCGAGGCCGCGAACTGGCTGCCCGCCCCGCCCGGGGACTTCCGGCCCGTGGTGCGTCTGTACGCGCCCAAGGAGGACGTGCTGGACAGGAGTTACCGGCTGCCGAGGATCGAGAGACGTCGGTAG
- a CDS encoding arsenate reductase family protein: protein MEIWINPACSKCRSALHLLDEEGASYTVRRYLEDVPSPDEIREVLGRLGLEPWDITRTQEAAAKELGVKDWPRDAASRDRWIEALAEHPKLIQRPIITADDGTAVVARTDEAVRDALQR from the coding sequence ATGGAGATCTGGATCAATCCCGCGTGCTCGAAATGCCGCAGTGCGCTGCATCTGCTCGACGAGGAAGGCGCGTCGTACACGGTGCGGCGCTACCTGGAGGACGTGCCGTCGCCGGACGAGATCCGCGAGGTGCTCGGGCGGCTCGGTCTTGAGCCGTGGGACATCACCCGCACACAGGAGGCGGCCGCCAAGGAACTCGGCGTGAAGGACTGGCCGCGCGACGCCGCCTCGCGGGACCGGTGGATCGAGGCGCTCGCGGAGCACCCGAAGCTGATCCAGCGTCCGATCATCACGGCGGACGACGGTACGGCGGTCGTGGCGCGCACGGACGAGGCGGTACGGGACGCACTGCAACGCTGA
- a CDS encoding class I SAM-dependent methyltransferase — MRFDETGKVTLDHIYTQPDPRTYFSVLRPLGYRVPQQAKPYFAKLIKEYRESEQVAAPQVLDIGCSYGINAALVKYDATMDELYERYEDDGEDAGEDGGREALLARDRELSRSRRPAQPIRFVGLDAAGSALSYALEAGFLDDAVHADLENDEPTPRQRDQLSGTDLVISTGCLGYVTERTLTHVVRAQGGRLPWMAHFVLRMFPFDRVEGALAELGYRTVRVDEVFKQRRFASPEEQALVLDGMSAAGVDTQGLEAEGWLYAQLYLSRPNGTSGHNDPNREQK; from the coding sequence GTGCGATTCGACGAGACCGGAAAAGTCACCCTCGACCACATCTACACCCAGCCCGATCCCCGCACCTACTTCAGCGTGCTGCGTCCCCTCGGCTACCGCGTTCCGCAACAGGCCAAGCCCTACTTCGCCAAACTCATCAAGGAGTACCGGGAGTCCGAGCAGGTCGCGGCGCCCCAGGTGCTGGACATCGGGTGCTCGTACGGGATCAACGCCGCCCTCGTGAAGTACGACGCGACGATGGACGAGTTGTACGAGCGCTACGAGGACGACGGCGAGGACGCCGGCGAGGACGGCGGCCGCGAGGCCCTGCTGGCCCGCGACCGGGAGCTGTCCCGGTCCCGCCGGCCCGCCCAGCCCATCCGCTTCGTCGGCCTGGACGCCGCAGGCAGCGCGCTGTCCTACGCGCTCGAGGCCGGCTTCCTCGACGACGCGGTCCACGCCGACCTGGAGAACGACGAGCCCACCCCCCGGCAGCGCGACCAGCTCTCCGGCACCGACCTGGTGATCTCGACGGGCTGCCTCGGCTATGTCACCGAGCGGACGCTCACCCATGTCGTACGGGCCCAGGGCGGCCGCCTGCCCTGGATGGCGCACTTCGTCCTGCGGATGTTCCCCTTCGACCGCGTCGAAGGCGCACTGGCCGAACTGGGATACCGGACCGTCCGCGTCGACGAGGTCTTCAAGCAGCGCCGGTTCGCCTCCCCGGAAGAACAGGCGCTCGTACTCGACGGCATGTCGGCCGCCGGAGTGGATACGCAGGGCCTGGAAGCGGAAGGCTGGCTCTACGCACAGCTCTATCTGTCCCGTCCGAACGGCACCTCAGGTCACAACGATCCGAATCGAGAGCAGAAGTGA
- the glnII gene encoding glutamine synthetase, translating into MTFKAEYIWIDGTEPTAKLRSKTKILTGSATTVAEFPIWGFDGSSTNQAEGHASDCVLKPVYSCPDPIRGGDDILVLCEVLNTDMTPHPSNTRAQLVEVAEKFAAQEPVFGIEQEYTFFDGDRPLGFPVGGFPAPQGGYYCGVGADEIHGRDVVEAHLENCLEAGLGISGINAEVMPGQWEFQVGPLAPLVVADQLWIARWLLYRTAEDFKVSATLDPKPVKGDWNGAGAHTNFSTRAMREGYDAIITACESLGEGSKPLDHVKNYGAGIDDRLTGLHETAPWNEYSYGVSNRGASVRIPWQVEKDGKGYIEDRRPNANVDPYVVTRLLVDTCCSALEKAGQV; encoded by the coding sequence GTGACCTTCAAGGCTGAGTACATCTGGATCGACGGTACCGAGCCGACCGCGAAGCTTCGCTCGAAGACGAAGATTCTGACGGGCTCCGCCACGACCGTCGCCGAGTTTCCCATCTGGGGCTTCGACGGATCCAGCACCAACCAGGCCGAGGGTCACGCCTCCGACTGCGTGCTGAAGCCGGTCTACTCCTGTCCCGACCCGATCCGCGGCGGCGACGACATCCTGGTGCTGTGCGAGGTCCTCAACACGGACATGACGCCGCACCCGTCCAACACGCGTGCGCAGCTGGTCGAGGTCGCGGAGAAGTTCGCCGCGCAGGAGCCCGTCTTCGGCATCGAGCAGGAGTACACGTTCTTCGACGGCGACCGTCCGCTCGGCTTCCCGGTCGGCGGCTTCCCGGCCCCGCAGGGCGGCTACTACTGCGGTGTCGGCGCCGACGAGATCCACGGCCGCGACGTCGTGGAGGCGCACCTGGAGAACTGCCTCGAGGCGGGTCTGGGCATCTCCGGCATCAACGCCGAGGTCATGCCGGGCCAGTGGGAGTTCCAGGTCGGCCCGCTGGCGCCGCTGGTGGTCGCGGACCAGCTGTGGATCGCCCGCTGGCTGCTGTACCGCACCGCCGAGGACTTCAAGGTCTCCGCGACGCTCGACCCCAAGCCGGTGAAGGGCGACTGGAACGGCGCGGGCGCGCACACCAACTTCTCGACCAGGGCGATGCGCGAGGGGTACGACGCGATCATCACCGCGTGCGAGTCGCTGGGCGAGGGCTCCAAGCCGCTCGACCACGTCAAGAACTACGGCGCCGGCATCGACGACCGGCTGACCGGTCTGCACGAGACCGCCCCGTGGAACGAGTACAGCTACGGCGTCTCCAACCGCGGCGCCTCGGTCCGTATCCCGTGGCAGGTCGAGAAGGACGGCAAGGGCTACATCGAGGACCGCCGTCCGAACGCGAACGTCGACCCGTACGTGGTGACGCGACTGCTCGTGGACACCTGCTGCTCCGCACTGGAGAAGGCCGGCCAGGTCTGA
- a CDS encoding Gfo/Idh/MocA family protein: protein MTKLRIGLIGTGPWAERTQAPALAAHPEAVFSGVWGRRPEAAAAIATAHGVKAYDDVDALIEASDAVAIALPPDVQAPLAARAAAAGRHLLLDKPVATTVTGAREVVTAVEGTGVASIVFCTLRFAADTAPWIAEQAAAGGWFTARAHWLGSLFATGSDSPYAASPWRREKGGLWDVGPHVLSVLLPVLGDVSDLTALRGPADTVHLALRHESGASSTATLGLSAPAEAAGAAVELYGERGRVPMPAWGDAIGSFRSAVDALLESARTGDAHACDVRLGLRITEILAEAEERLR from the coding sequence ATGACGAAGCTGAGGATCGGACTGATCGGAACGGGCCCCTGGGCGGAGCGCACCCAGGCCCCTGCTCTCGCCGCGCACCCGGAGGCCGTCTTCAGCGGAGTGTGGGGGCGGCGCCCGGAGGCCGCCGCCGCGATCGCCACGGCCCACGGGGTCAAGGCGTACGACGACGTGGACGCCCTCATCGAGGCGAGCGACGCCGTCGCGATCGCCCTGCCGCCCGACGTCCAGGCGCCGCTGGCGGCGCGTGCGGCCGCCGCCGGGCGGCATCTGCTGCTGGACAAGCCGGTGGCGACGACGGTGACGGGAGCCCGCGAGGTCGTGACCGCCGTGGAGGGCACGGGCGTCGCGTCGATCGTCTTCTGCACGCTGCGGTTCGCCGCGGACACCGCGCCGTGGATCGCGGAACAGGCCGCCGCGGGCGGCTGGTTCACCGCGAGGGCGCACTGGCTGGGCTCGCTGTTCGCGACCGGCTCGGACAGCCCGTACGCGGCCTCGCCCTGGCGCCGGGAGAAGGGCGGGCTGTGGGACGTCGGCCCTCATGTGCTGTCCGTGCTGCTGCCCGTACTCGGCGACGTGAGCGACCTGACGGCGCTGCGCGGACCGGCCGACACGGTGCATCTCGCCCTGCGGCACGAGTCCGGGGCGTCGAGCACGGCCACCCTCGGCCTGAGCGCGCCGGCGGAAGCCGCCGGCGCCGCCGTCGAACTCTACGGCGAGCGGGGGCGGGTGCCGATGCCCGCGTGGGGCGATGCGATCGGCTCGTTCCGGTCGGCGGTGGACGCGCTCCTGGAGTCGGCGCGTACGGGGGACGCGCACGCCTGCGACGTACGGCTCGGGCTGCGCATCACGGAGATCCTGGCGGAGGCGGAGGAACGGCTTCGATAG
- the glnA gene encoding type I glutamate--ammonia ligase, which yields MFQNADDAKKYIADNDVKMIDVRFCDLPGVMQHFTIPATAFDPSEELAFDGSSIRGFQAIHESDMALRADLSTARLDPFRRDKTLNINFFIHDPITGEQYSRDPRNIAKKAEAYLASTGIADTAYFGPEAEFYVFDSVRFQTSANEGFYHIDSEAGAWNTGAIEDNRGYKVRYKGGYFPAPPVDHFADLRAEISLELENVGLQVERQHHEVGTAGQAEINYKFNTLLAAADDLMLFKYIVKNVAWRNGKTATFMPKPIFGDNGSGMHVHQSLWQGGSPLFYDEQGYAGLSDTARYYIGGILKHAPSLLAFTNPTVNSYHRLVPGFEAPVNLVYSQRNRSAAMRIPITGSNPKAKRVEFRAPDPSSNPYLAFSALMLAGLDGIKNKIEPAEPIDKDLYELAPEEHAGVPQVPTSLPAVLEALEADNEYLQAGGVFTSDLIETWIDYKRTNEIAPIQLRPHPHEFELYFDI from the coding sequence ATGTTCCAGAACGCCGACGACGCCAAGAAGTACATCGCGGACAACGACGTGAAGATGATCGACGTCCGGTTCTGCGACCTTCCCGGCGTGATGCAGCACTTCACGATTCCGGCCACGGCGTTCGACCCGTCCGAGGAGCTCGCCTTCGACGGCTCGTCGATCCGCGGTTTCCAGGCGATCCACGAGTCCGACATGGCGCTGCGCGCGGACCTGTCCACCGCGCGTCTGGACCCGTTCCGCCGCGACAAGACCCTCAACATCAACTTCTTCATCCACGACCCGATCACCGGCGAGCAGTACAGCCGTGACCCGCGGAACATCGCCAAGAAGGCCGAGGCCTACCTCGCCTCCACCGGCATCGCGGACACCGCGTACTTCGGTCCCGAGGCCGAGTTCTACGTCTTCGACAGCGTGCGCTTCCAGACCAGCGCCAACGAGGGCTTCTACCACATCGACTCCGAGGCCGGTGCCTGGAACACGGGCGCGATCGAGGACAACCGCGGCTACAAGGTCCGCTACAAGGGCGGCTACTTCCCGGCCCCGCCGGTCGACCACTTCGCCGACCTGCGCGCCGAGATCTCCCTGGAGCTGGAGAACGTCGGCCTCCAGGTCGAGCGCCAGCACCACGAGGTCGGCACCGCCGGCCAGGCCGAGATCAACTACAAGTTCAACACGCTGCTCGCCGCGGCCGACGACCTGATGCTCTTCAAGTACATCGTGAAGAACGTCGCCTGGCGCAACGGCAAGACCGCGACCTTCATGCCCAAGCCGATCTTCGGCGACAACGGCTCCGGCATGCACGTCCACCAGTCCCTGTGGCAGGGCGGCTCGCCGCTCTTCTACGACGAGCAGGGCTACGCGGGCCTCTCGGACACCGCCCGCTACTACATCGGCGGCATCCTGAAGCACGCCCCGTCGCTGCTGGCCTTCACCAACCCGACGGTGAACTCGTACCACCGCCTGGTCCCGGGCTTCGAGGCGCCGGTCAACCTGGTGTACTCGCAGCGCAACCGCTCGGCCGCGATGCGTATCCCGATCACTGGTTCCAACCCGAAGGCCAAGCGCGTCGAGTTCCGCGCCCCGGACCCGTCCTCGAACCCGTACCTGGCCTTCTCCGCCCTGATGCTGGCGGGTCTGGACGGCATCAAGAACAAGATCGAGCCGGCCGAGCCGATCGACAAGGACCTCTACGAGCTGGCCCCGGAGGAGCACGCGGGCGTCCCGCAGGTCCCGACCTCCCTCCCGGCGGTCCTCGAGGCCCTGGAGGCGGACAACGAGTACCTGCAGGCGGGCGGCGTCTTCACGTCCGACCTGATCGAGACCTGGATCGACTACAAGCGCACGAACGAGATCGCGCCGATCCAGCTCCGTCCGCACCCGCACGAGTTCGAGCTGTACTTCGACATCTAG
- a CDS encoding choline/carnitine O-acyltransferase has translation MPRVPLPTLEASCERFLAWCAPLLGPDELAATEAEVAAFLRPDGPGRALHAALEEYDATDGVHSWLDTFWPYRYLGRRDRIALNANFFFLFQDSGLAQTERAAGLIAGALNYKRQLDRELLPPVVQRGVPQSMVQNRFLFSATRIPGAQQDTVRAPYSDAWPGPSDARHIVVFFRGGMFRLEVLGADGVPYGLDDLAAGLRAVMKAGDEPAAADTSVGHLTTMARAEWAAARASLLDHDPRNADALDVVETALFCVCLEDFAPADTQEACDELLYGDRGNRWFDKALSLIVFADGRAGINVEHCELDGTTILSFTDFLLSNPAEEHSRNSGARSQGLPAMEQVVFGLDAALRDQVRAAADAFAAYGRAAATTTVSFPDFGSTTAKALGVSPDAFVQCAYQLAHQRAKGLLGATYESIATRQYRNGRTEAMRVVTPEMVAFVAAMEDPSASPAARRAAFRTAAQAHVARAKASQAGQVPEQHLWELELIQRRRGPALGVDEQPALYRTPGWLTLRDDYLSTSSAPSHNIQYFGFGSTSSRCIGVAYVLLPDRFNLYLSTPEPVADQMRTFADRLREAVAELRELMESGRAGS, from the coding sequence CTGCCGCGCGTACCGCTGCCCACGCTGGAGGCGAGCTGCGAGAGGTTCCTCGCCTGGTGCGCACCGCTGCTCGGCCCCGACGAACTGGCGGCGACCGAGGCGGAGGTCGCCGCCTTCCTCCGGCCCGACGGGCCCGGCCGGGCGCTGCACGCGGCCCTGGAGGAGTACGACGCCACGGACGGCGTGCACAGCTGGCTCGACACCTTCTGGCCGTACCGCTACCTGGGCCGCCGGGACCGGATCGCGCTCAACGCCAACTTCTTCTTCCTGTTCCAGGACTCCGGCCTGGCCCAGACCGAGCGCGCGGCCGGGCTCATCGCGGGCGCCCTGAACTACAAGCGGCAGCTCGACCGCGAACTCCTTCCGCCCGTGGTGCAGCGCGGCGTGCCCCAGTCGATGGTGCAGAACAGGTTCCTCTTCTCCGCCACCCGTATCCCGGGCGCCCAGCAGGACACCGTCCGCGCCCCCTACAGCGACGCCTGGCCGGGTCCGTCCGACGCCCGGCACATCGTGGTCTTCTTCCGCGGCGGCATGTTCCGCCTGGAGGTGCTCGGCGCGGACGGCGTCCCGTACGGGCTGGACGACCTGGCGGCCGGGCTGCGCGCCGTCATGAAGGCCGGCGACGAGCCGGCCGCCGCGGACACCTCGGTGGGCCATCTCACCACCATGGCGCGGGCGGAGTGGGCGGCCGCCCGTGCGTCCCTGCTCGACCACGACCCCCGCAACGCGGACGCCCTCGACGTCGTCGAGACCGCGCTGTTCTGCGTCTGCCTGGAGGACTTCGCCCCGGCGGACACCCAGGAGGCCTGCGACGAACTGCTCTACGGCGACCGCGGCAACCGCTGGTTCGACAAGGCCCTCTCCCTGATCGTCTTCGCGGACGGCCGCGCGGGCATCAACGTCGAACACTGCGAACTCGACGGCACCACCATCCTCAGCTTCACCGACTTCCTCCTCAGCAACCCGGCGGAGGAGCACTCCCGGAACTCCGGAGCCCGCTCCCAGGGCCTGCCGGCCATGGAACAGGTCGTCTTCGGACTCGACGCCGCGCTACGGGACCAGGTGCGCGCCGCCGCCGACGCTTTCGCCGCGTACGGCCGGGCCGCCGCGACCACCACCGTGTCCTTCCCCGACTTCGGCAGCACCACGGCCAAGGCCCTCGGCGTCTCGCCGGACGCCTTCGTCCAGTGCGCCTACCAGCTGGCCCACCAGCGCGCCAAGGGCCTCCTCGGCGCCACGTACGAGTCGATCGCCACCCGCCAGTACCGCAACGGCCGCACCGAGGCGATGCGCGTCGTCACCCCCGAGATGGTGGCCTTCGTCGCCGCGATGGAGGACCCCTCGGCCTCTCCGGCCGCCCGCCGTGCGGCCTTCCGCACCGCCGCCCAGGCCCATGTGGCCCGCGCGAAGGCCTCCCAGGCGGGCCAGGTCCCCGAACAGCACCTCTGGGAACTCGAACTCATCCAGCGCCGCCGCGGCCCCGCCCTGGGCGTCGACGAGCAGCCGGCCCTCTACCGCACCCCGGGCTGGCTCACCCTGCGCGACGACTACCTCAGCACCAGCTCCGCGCCGTCCCACAACATCCAGTACTTCGGCTTCGGCTCCACCAGCAGCCGCTGCATCGGCGTCGCCTACGTCCTCCTGCCGGACCGCTTCAACCTCTACCTGAGCACCCCCGAACCGGTCGCCGACCAGATGCGCACCTTCGCGGACCGGCTGAGGGAGGCGGTGGCGGAGCTGCGGGAACTGATGGAATCCGGGCGGGCCGGGAGCTGA
- a CDS encoding HalD/BesD family halogenase encodes MSTLEAMTLDQVVDTARYPLSELGSAEGQAVVSRARRELSALGCTVLPDFIRPVLRDVLREECSAIAPRAHFDLETVNVYNIAVDAALPRDHPGRRTFQRGNAFVARDRVPESSLISRLYSNEAFRRFVAECFGLPRLHELADPLSGLVLNVVQPGMEHPWHFDTNEFTVSMLTQEAEDGGVFEYCPNIRSAHDENFADVRDVLDGRGERLLRRLPLHPGDLQLFKGRYSLHRVSPVRGATARHSAIFAYSERPGVIGSVARTRQLFGRVLPEHLAAEGRAVRSDQLLD; translated from the coding sequence ATGAGCACTCTGGAAGCAATGACGCTTGACCAGGTGGTCGACACGGCCCGATATCCCCTGTCGGAACTCGGGAGCGCCGAGGGGCAGGCCGTGGTGTCCCGGGCCCGGCGCGAACTGTCGGCGCTCGGCTGCACCGTGCTGCCGGACTTCATCCGTCCGGTGCTCCGTGACGTCCTGCGCGAGGAGTGCTCGGCCATCGCCCCACGGGCGCACTTCGACCTCGAGACGGTGAACGTCTACAACATCGCGGTCGACGCGGCACTGCCGCGGGACCACCCCGGCCGCAGGACCTTCCAGCGGGGCAACGCGTTCGTGGCGCGGGACCGTGTCCCCGAGAGCTCCCTGATCAGCCGGCTCTACTCGAACGAGGCGTTCCGGCGGTTCGTCGCCGAGTGCTTCGGACTGCCCCGGCTGCACGAACTGGCCGATCCGCTCTCCGGACTCGTCCTCAACGTCGTTCAGCCGGGGATGGAGCACCCCTGGCACTTCGACACGAACGAGTTCACCGTCAGCATGCTCACGCAGGAAGCGGAGGACGGCGGCGTCTTCGAGTACTGCCCGAACATCAGGTCGGCGCACGACGAGAACTTCGCCGACGTCCGGGACGTCCTGGACGGCCGCGGCGAGCGACTGCTCCGGCGTCTCCCTCTGCACCCCGGTGACCTGCAGCTGTTCAAGGGCCGCTACTCCCTGCACCGGGTGAGCCCCGTGCGGGGCGCGACGGCGCGCCACTCGGCGATCTTCGCGTACAGCGAGCGCCCGGGAGTCATCGGGAGCGTGGCACGGACCCGGCAGCTCTTCGGCCGGGTGCTGCCCGAGCACCTGGCCGCCGAGGGCCGCGCGGTCCGGAGCGACCAGCTGCTGGACTGA